Proteins from a genomic interval of Fusarium oxysporum Fo47 chromosome I, complete sequence:
- a CDS encoding Ctr copper transporter family-domain-containing protein: protein MNTIMDHDIAATATMHPAFATALASLSEEGAGNCTENPMLWNWNTIGTCFISKAWYMDSGGKFGITCFGAFMLVMLLEFLARVSREWERHRFARCAPNSQGPYAPAAGIELAVLQPAAAQPAAAQPAAAQPAAAQPDDIQPVASRPASATGPNNGKDANDANNDANPIPNFCPSFVEHAFINAILHMVQCIITYILILMAVSFNGYIIISMFIGAYVGALCFQRDPLTETRNPNAYQRAFQQPVVCCV, encoded by the exons GCAGCCACCGCTACAATGCATCCAGCTTTTGCAACAGCTCTCGCCAGCTTGAGCGAAGAGGGGGCTGGGAACTGCACTGAAAACCCC ATGCTTTGGAACTGGAACACTATTGGTACCTGCTTTATTTCCAAGGCGTGGTACATGGATTCCGGAGGCAAGTTCGGCATCACCTGCTTCGGCGCCTTCATGCTGGTCATGCTTCTTGAATTCTTAGCTCGTGTCTCTAGAGAATGGGAACGTCACCGATTCGCCAGATGCGCCCCCAATTCTCAAGGGCCATATGCTCCCGCTGCTGGTATTGAACTTGCGGTCCTTCaacctgctgctgctcaacctgctgctgctcaacctgctgctgctcaacctgctgctgctcaaccTGATGACATTCAACCTGTGGCCTCTCGGCCTGCTTCCGCTACTGGCCCCAACAATGGTAAAGATGCAAACGACGCCAACAACGACGCCAACCCCATTCCCAATTTTTGCCCCAGCTTCGTGGAACATGCCTTTATTAACGCTATATTGCACATGGTGCAGTGTATTATCACCTACATTCTCATACTGATGGCTGTGTCGTTCAATGGCTACATCATCATTTCTATGTTCATCGGTGCTTACGTTGGTGCTTTATGCTTTCAGCGGGATCCACTGACCGAGACTCGAAACCCGAATGCTTACCAGCGTGCTTTCCAGCAGCCTGTTGTTTGCTGTGTTTAG